One region of Trinickia violacea genomic DNA includes:
- a CDS encoding ABC transporter permease — MIELIQEYWRNYLYSDGYRLTGVVITLWLLVVSIGFGFCLSVPLAVARVSKKKWLSSAVWLYTYIFRGTPLYVQLLLCYTGLYSLEVVRGNVLLNDFFRDGMHCTLLAFALNTCAYTTEIFAGAIKSTAYGEIEAARAYGMSSFTLYRRVILPSALRRSLPLYSNEVILMLHATTVAFTATVPDILKIARDVNSATYMSFQAFGIAALLYLIISFALVALFRRAEQHWLAYLRPQGK; from the coding sequence ATGATCGAGCTGATTCAAGAATACTGGCGCAACTATCTATATAGCGACGGCTACCGCTTGACGGGCGTCGTCATCACGCTGTGGCTGCTCGTCGTGTCGATCGGCTTTGGCTTCTGTCTTTCGGTGCCGCTCGCCGTGGCGCGCGTATCGAAGAAGAAGTGGCTGTCGAGCGCGGTGTGGCTCTATACGTATATCTTCCGCGGCACGCCGCTCTACGTGCAGCTGCTGCTTTGCTATACGGGCCTCTACAGCCTCGAAGTCGTCCGCGGCAACGTGCTGCTCAACGACTTCTTCCGCGACGGCATGCACTGCACGCTGCTCGCTTTCGCGCTGAACACCTGCGCGTATACCACCGAGATTTTCGCGGGCGCGATCAAGTCGACCGCCTACGGCGAGATCGAGGCGGCGCGCGCGTATGGGATGTCGTCGTTCACGCTGTACCGGCGCGTGATCCTGCCGTCGGCGTTGCGGCGCTCGCTGCCGCTTTACAGCAACGAAGTGATCCTGATGCTGCACGCGACGACCGTCGCTTTCACGGCCACCGTCCCGGACATTCTCAAGATCGCTCGCGACGTGAACTCGGCCACCTATATGTCGTTCCAGGCGTTCGGCATTGCCGCCCTGCTCTATCTCATCATCTCGTTTGCGCTCGTCGCGCTGTTCCGACGCGCGGAGCAGCACTGGCTCGCCTATCTGCGCCCGCAAGGCAAGTAA
- a CDS encoding ABC transporter permease: MFLQGYGPLILAGTWQTVKLAVLSLAFAFVLGLLGAAAKLSKNRVTYGAGALYTTLIRGVPDLVLMLLLFYSIQIWLNNLTDLLGWDQIDIDPFVAGVIVLGFIYGAYFTETFRGAFLSVPRGQLEAGAAYGMTGWQTFSRIMFPQMMRFALPGIGNNWQVMVKATALVSIIGLADVVKASQDAGKGTLRFFFFTLLAGAIYLAITTVSNLVLLWLEKRYSIGVRKADL; encoded by the coding sequence ATGTTCCTTCAAGGCTATGGCCCGCTGATCCTCGCGGGCACCTGGCAGACCGTCAAGCTGGCGGTTCTTTCGCTCGCGTTCGCATTTGTGCTGGGCCTGCTCGGCGCGGCCGCGAAATTGTCGAAGAACCGCGTCACCTACGGCGCCGGTGCGCTGTATACGACGCTCATTCGCGGCGTCCCCGATCTCGTGCTGATGCTGCTGCTCTTCTACAGCATCCAGATCTGGCTGAACAACCTCACCGACCTGCTCGGCTGGGATCAGATCGACATCGATCCGTTCGTGGCCGGCGTGATCGTCCTCGGCTTCATCTACGGTGCGTACTTCACCGAGACCTTCCGCGGCGCGTTCCTTTCCGTGCCGCGCGGCCAGCTCGAAGCGGGCGCCGCGTACGGCATGACCGGTTGGCAGACGTTCTCGCGCATCATGTTCCCGCAGATGATGCGCTTCGCGCTGCCCGGCATCGGCAACAACTGGCAGGTGATGGTCAAGGCGACCGCGCTCGTCTCGATCATCGGCTTGGCCGACGTGGTCAAAGCGTCGCAGGACGCCGGCAAGGGCACGCTGCGCTTTTTCTTCTTCACGCTGCTGGCAGGCGCGATCTATCTCGCCATCACGACGGTTTCGAATCTGGTGCTGCTCTGGCTCGAGAAGCGCTACTCGATCGGCGTTCGTAAAGCGGACCTTTAA
- a CDS encoding periplasmic heavy metal sensor, whose protein sequence is MKNKISRYLAVAAASLAVTFGAAYAAQGGMPMGGPGGWHHGGFEKQLNQLHAQLKLSPDQEKQWQDALNTMKQNRETLRANHKQMHEQFKAMQQQPILDLNALHDAHMKAMQQDQQLHEQTAQAWLAFYNGLNDQQKTIVSTALKQHFAKMEQMHEKMEQRWEQHKKGVASDAMPAQ, encoded by the coding sequence ATGAAAAACAAGATCTCGCGCTATCTCGCCGTTGCCGCCGCATCGCTCGCCGTGACGTTCGGCGCCGCTTACGCCGCCCAAGGCGGCATGCCGATGGGCGGCCCGGGCGGCTGGCACCATGGCGGCTTCGAAAAGCAGCTGAATCAATTGCACGCCCAGCTGAAGCTCTCTCCGGATCAGGAAAAGCAGTGGCAGGACGCCCTCAACACCATGAAGCAAAACCGTGAGACGCTGCGCGCGAATCACAAGCAGATGCACGAGCAGTTCAAGGCGATGCAGCAGCAGCCGATCCTCGACCTGAACGCGCTGCATGACGCTCACATGAAGGCGATGCAGCAGGATCAGCAGCTTCACGAACAGACCGCACAAGCTTGGCTCGCCTTCTACAACGGCCTGAACGACCAGCAAAAGACCATCGTCAGCACGGCGCTCAAGCAGCACTTCGCGAAGATGGAGCAGATGCACGAAAAGATGGAACAGCGCTGGGAGCAGCATAAGAAGGGCGTGGCCTCGGACGCGATGCCCGCGCAGTAA
- a CDS encoding response regulator, with protein MATQILVVDDDSELRDLLRDYLVKQGIEVSVLHDAGSLERRLERERPDLIVLDLMMPGVDGLTALRKLRAAGDDIPVIMLTARADDVDRIVGLELGADDYLGKPFNPRELLARVQAVLRRRRTVPSAAPEQREPFLFGRFQLDFQSRTLNMEGKPLTLSGSEFALLKIFVNHPMRTLTRERLLELLHGPEYDGTDRGIDVQVWRLRRILETDPSTPRFIQTVRGRGYVFVPDGEQNAPAN; from the coding sequence ATGGCTACTCAAATTCTTGTCGTCGACGACGACTCCGAACTGCGCGATTTGCTGCGCGACTACCTCGTCAAACAGGGCATCGAGGTTTCGGTGCTGCACGACGCCGGCTCGCTCGAGCGGCGTCTCGAGCGCGAGCGTCCCGATCTGATCGTGCTCGACCTGATGATGCCGGGCGTCGACGGCCTTACCGCACTGCGCAAATTGCGCGCGGCGGGCGACGACATCCCCGTGATCATGCTGACCGCGCGCGCGGACGACGTCGACCGCATCGTCGGCCTCGAACTGGGCGCCGACGACTACCTCGGCAAGCCGTTCAATCCGCGCGAGCTGCTCGCACGCGTGCAGGCGGTGCTGCGGCGCCGGCGCACGGTGCCGTCGGCGGCACCCGAGCAGCGCGAACCGTTTTTGTTCGGGCGCTTCCAGCTCGACTTCCAATCGCGCACGCTGAATATGGAAGGCAAGCCGCTCACGCTCTCGGGCAGCGAATTCGCGCTCTTGAAGATCTTCGTGAATCATCCGATGCGCACGCTCACGCGCGAGCGCCTGCTCGAACTGCTGCACGGGCCCGAATACGACGGCACCGATCGCGGCATCGACGTGCAGGTGTGGCGTCTGCGCCGCATTCTCGAAACCGACCCGTCGACGCCGCGCTTCATCCAGACCGTGCGCGGCCGCGGCTATGTCTTCGTGCCTGACGGCGAGCAAAATGCGCCGGCCAATTGA
- a CDS encoding ATP-binding protein, whose amino-acid sequence MRRPIDSLFGRLALLVIAVLLLSHFAWFLLIRFERNQFQARYAVEEATFLVDAVRQHVKLTPNQPLPSRVRLVDPTSADIPPENPDLPGSLKRFADDVHDRMPAGSDVRIVGGRPPQLWVHEAGDRDWIVVPVQPLRPARPFDQMLIWLSSIFSLAVMCALFVAWRLQKPLTSLAQAVTRFGRGLPVPPLKERGPRELRQLTHGFNQMVQEVSRTENDRAVMLAGVAHDLRTPLARLRLRAEMMEEAKMRDGVVRDVDSMTHIVDQFLVFAHGGVDRSEPVEVDEQCERIARSYRAASTGAPSVQTELAAGAGFRLPAATLDRILSNLLENAHAYGAPPVHIETARTPAAWTLVVSDHGQGIAPQDLINASRPFVRLDPARGGNGHSGLGLAIVDRLVRRAGGVCEIGNQEGRGLRVLMTFPLEALPRTTAESEAVW is encoded by the coding sequence ATGCGCCGGCCAATTGATTCGCTGTTCGGACGGCTGGCGCTGCTCGTGATCGCCGTCCTGCTGTTGTCGCATTTTGCGTGGTTCCTGCTGATCCGCTTCGAGCGCAACCAGTTCCAGGCGCGCTATGCGGTGGAGGAGGCGACATTCCTGGTCGACGCCGTGCGCCAGCACGTCAAGCTCACGCCGAACCAGCCGCTGCCGTCGCGCGTGCGCCTCGTCGATCCGACGAGCGCCGACATCCCGCCCGAGAATCCCGACTTGCCCGGCTCGCTGAAGCGCTTCGCCGACGACGTGCACGACCGCATGCCGGCGGGCTCCGATGTCCGGATCGTCGGGGGGCGCCCGCCCCAGCTGTGGGTGCACGAGGCGGGCGACCGCGACTGGATCGTCGTGCCGGTGCAGCCGCTGCGTCCGGCGCGGCCGTTCGACCAGATGCTGATCTGGCTGTCGTCGATCTTTTCGCTGGCCGTGATGTGCGCGCTCTTTGTCGCGTGGCGGCTGCAAAAGCCGCTGACCTCGCTCGCCCAGGCGGTGACCCGCTTCGGCCGCGGGCTGCCGGTGCCGCCCTTGAAGGAGCGCGGGCCGCGCGAGCTGCGCCAATTGACGCACGGCTTCAATCAGATGGTGCAGGAAGTGTCGCGCACCGAAAATGATCGCGCGGTCATGCTGGCCGGTGTCGCGCACGATCTCAGGACGCCGCTGGCGCGCCTGCGGCTGCGCGCGGAGATGATGGAAGAGGCGAAGATGCGCGACGGCGTCGTGCGCGACGTCGATTCGATGACGCACATCGTCGATCAATTCCTCGTGTTCGCCCACGGCGGCGTCGATCGCAGCGAGCCGGTCGAGGTCGACGAGCAGTGCGAGCGCATTGCCCGGAGCTACCGGGCGGCATCGACGGGCGCGCCGAGCGTGCAAACCGAGCTCGCCGCCGGCGCGGGTTTCCGGCTGCCCGCCGCGACGCTCGACCGGATCTTGTCGAATTTGCTCGAAAACGCGCATGCGTACGGCGCCCCGCCCGTGCACATCGAGACCGCGCGCACGCCGGCCGCCTGGACGCTGGTGGTCAGCGATCATGGTCAGGGGATTGCCCCGCAGGATCTGATCAATGCGAGCCGCCCGTTCGTGCGGCTCGACCCGGCGCGCGGCGGCAACGGGCACAGCGGCCTTGGCCTCGCGATCGTCGACCGGCTCGTGCGCCGCGCGGGCGGCGTGTGCGAGATCGGCAATCAGGAAGGCCGCGGCTTGCGTGTGCTGATGACGTTCCCGTTAGAAGCGCTGCCGCGCACGACAGCGGAATCCGAAGCGGTCTGGTAG
- a CDS encoding double-stranded DNA-specific endonuclease — MKGNLVIVCRDQDAAAFDHLLAEYGAFQSRLSSTAWYLKLDVAPETIQEEILEKLGKYTTHYIFEANSVTYNTVDSEAAAALNTLFAE, encoded by the coding sequence ATGAAAGGGAATCTGGTCATCGTCTGCCGGGATCAGGACGCCGCTGCGTTCGACCATCTACTGGCCGAGTACGGCGCGTTCCAGAGCCGGCTGTCATCGACGGCGTGGTACCTGAAACTCGACGTGGCGCCTGAAACGATCCAGGAGGAGATTCTGGAGAAGCTCGGCAAGTACACGACGCACTACATCTTCGAGGCCAACAGCGTCACGTACAACACGGTCGACAGCGAAGCCGCCGCCGCGCTCAACACGCTGTTCGCCGAATAA
- a CDS encoding sensor domain-containing diguanylate cyclase — MNHPTLRRAIALSSLMIVTLACWIVAGLVADQMGERELDDAIVTQRQISSAAADNMAQMIASDLAMARAIPETIAEMRMIQRALSQAQNYAAKRPAMEPELRETLLKDPQLAGISDFLHNAQGFSGLDNIWLVNTRGLCVASSNAATPNSFVGRDMAARAYLAEALLGGFTQAYGVGRSSGEPGIFIASPVYDDGELVGAIVAKLGIARLRHWVARAGTFIADENGVIIMAHDSAVAGRALPHARVETMSADERENIYLRTDFPEFGVQPLASQVAHDAPWVPSALGKQIFELPGTHTPSLYEMRGGLNSGLSAHLVDPLISWPELLRNHRNLHLLVFVLLAGSIMLAYLIGASYLREKRHHRATRHLAEQLQEANLLLSAEARDDALTGALSRRYFLDLLQKEIAAARAGGKPLCLAIADLDHFKQINDRFGHAIGDRALEHFVTICRLELRTSDAIGRLGGEEFGIVLPATTLTDGLAVAQRLHERLRAQPSARLPAGAELSVSIGITELSGTDLPERIMSRADLALYAAKSAGRDRTKALPPDGPAPAGRAAFATS, encoded by the coding sequence ATGAACCACCCCACCCTGCGCCGGGCGATTGCGCTGTCGAGCCTCATGATCGTCACGCTCGCCTGCTGGATCGTCGCGGGTCTGGTGGCCGATCAGATGGGTGAGCGTGAGCTCGACGACGCCATCGTCACGCAGCGGCAGATCTCGTCGGCCGCCGCCGACAACATGGCGCAGATGATTGCAAGCGATCTGGCAATGGCGCGCGCAATTCCCGAAACCATCGCCGAAATGCGCATGATTCAGCGCGCACTGTCTCAGGCGCAGAATTATGCCGCGAAGCGCCCCGCCATGGAACCCGAGCTGCGCGAGACGCTCTTGAAAGACCCGCAGCTCGCCGGCATCAGCGACTTCCTGCACAACGCCCAGGGCTTCTCCGGTCTCGACAACATCTGGCTCGTCAATACGCGGGGCCTTTGCGTGGCTTCGAGCAACGCGGCTACGCCGAACTCGTTCGTCGGCCGGGACATGGCAGCGCGCGCGTATCTGGCGGAAGCGCTGCTCGGCGGCTTCACGCAGGCATATGGCGTGGGCCGCAGCAGCGGCGAGCCCGGGATATTCATCGCGTCGCCCGTGTACGACGACGGCGAGCTCGTCGGGGCCATCGTCGCCAAGCTCGGCATCGCGCGGCTGCGCCATTGGGTCGCGCGCGCGGGCACGTTCATCGCCGACGAGAACGGCGTCATCATCATGGCGCACGACAGCGCAGTGGCCGGCCGCGCGCTGCCCCACGCGCGCGTCGAGACGATGAGCGCCGACGAGCGCGAGAACATCTATTTGCGCACCGATTTTCCGGAATTCGGCGTGCAACCGCTCGCCTCACAAGTGGCACACGATGCACCCTGGGTGCCGAGTGCGCTTGGCAAGCAGATCTTCGAGCTGCCCGGCACGCATACGCCCTCGCTCTACGAGATGCGCGGCGGGCTGAACTCCGGGCTCTCCGCACATCTCGTCGATCCGCTCATTTCGTGGCCCGAACTGCTGCGCAACCATCGCAACCTGCATTTGCTCGTGTTCGTGCTGCTGGCCGGCTCGATCATGCTCGCCTATCTGATCGGCGCGTCCTACCTGCGCGAAAAGCGCCACCATCGCGCCACCCGCCATCTCGCGGAGCAGCTCCAGGAAGCCAACTTGCTGCTGTCGGCCGAGGCGCGCGACGACGCGCTGACGGGCGCGCTCTCGCGCCGCTACTTCCTCGACCTGCTGCAAAAGGAGATCGCCGCGGCGCGCGCGGGCGGCAAGCCGCTGTGCCTCGCGATCGCGGATCTCGACCACTTCAAGCAGATCAACGACCGCTTCGGCCACGCCATCGGCGACCGCGCGCTCGAGCACTTCGTCACGATCTGCCGCCTCGAGCTGCGCACGAGCGATGCGATCGGCCGGCTCGGCGGCGAGGAATTCGGCATCGTGCTGCCGGCGACCACGCTGACGGACGGGCTCGCGGTCGCCCAACGGCTGCACGAGCGGTTAAGGGCCCAGCCGTCGGCCCGGCTGCCGGCCGGCGCCGAGCTGAGCGTGAGCATCGGCATCACCGAGCTGTCCGGCACCGACTTGCCCGAGCGCATCATGAGCCGCGCCGACCTCGCGCTGTATGCGGCGAAATCGGCCGGGCGCGACCGCACGAAAGCCCTGCCTCCCGACGGCCCCGCGCCCGCCGGACGCGCCGCGTTCGCCACCTCCTGA
- a CDS encoding ABC transporter permease, which translates to MDFGFNLNRTANASAWRLMPNRWDFVAFPLIICLIAMAAIGFHETMEPIATLKTQVISTDPSNLPEYALRTTLRMLAAMVASLVFTLVYGTLAAKSRRAEKVLIPILDILQSVPVLGYISFTVTFFIALFPTRVAGAECAAIFAIFTAQAWNMTFSFYQSLTTVPRDLDEVSRGFHLTGWQRFWKLEVPFSMPGLIWNMMMSMSGGWFFVVASEAITVGNNTITLPGIGAYLAQAISDKNLTAIGWVVLTMTIVILAYDQLLFRPLVAWADKFRMETTSSGVAPESWLLDVVRRTRLIHQLLVPAGWMLARTARLPFRLPSASGVRFAVPRFEKGPSRIGDIIWGIVVLLGTVYVVYRVIAYVRTGVTVSEVEHVFGLGFITLFRVAILIAISSVIWVPLGVLIGLRPALAEKIQPLAQFLAAFPANLLFPVFVIVIVKFNLNPDIWLSPLIVLGTQWYILFNVIAGATAYPNDYKEAATNFRIRGWQWWRQAMLPGIFPYYVTGAITASGGAWNASIVSEFVQWGDTKVQAHGLGAYIAQTTAAGDFPKIILGIAVMSLFVTLFNRMLWRPMFRYAESKLRLD; encoded by the coding sequence ATGGACTTCGGCTTCAACCTGAATCGGACCGCCAATGCGTCGGCATGGCGGCTTATGCCCAATCGCTGGGATTTCGTTGCGTTTCCGCTGATCATCTGCTTGATCGCGATGGCCGCGATCGGCTTCCACGAGACGATGGAGCCGATCGCAACGCTCAAGACTCAGGTGATCTCGACCGATCCATCGAATCTGCCGGAATACGCGCTGCGCACGACGCTGCGCATGCTCGCGGCAATGGTGGCGTCGCTGGTGTTCACGCTGGTCTACGGCACGCTCGCGGCGAAAAGCCGGCGCGCGGAGAAGGTGCTGATCCCGATCCTGGACATCCTGCAGTCGGTGCCGGTGCTCGGCTACATCTCGTTCACGGTCACGTTCTTCATCGCGCTGTTCCCGACCCGCGTGGCCGGTGCCGAATGCGCGGCGATCTTCGCGATCTTCACGGCCCAGGCCTGGAACATGACGTTCAGCTTCTATCAGTCGCTGACCACCGTGCCGCGCGATCTCGACGAAGTCTCGCGCGGCTTCCATCTGACCGGCTGGCAGCGCTTCTGGAAGCTCGAGGTGCCGTTCTCGATGCCGGGGCTCATCTGGAACATGATGATGTCGATGTCGGGCGGGTGGTTCTTCGTGGTGGCGTCGGAGGCGATCACCGTCGGCAACAACACGATCACGCTGCCGGGCATCGGTGCGTATCTCGCGCAGGCGATCTCGGACAAGAACCTCACGGCGATCGGCTGGGTGGTTCTTACAATGACGATCGTGATCCTCGCCTACGACCAGCTGCTGTTCCGTCCGCTCGTCGCGTGGGCCGACAAGTTCCGCATGGAAACCACGAGCTCGGGTGTCGCACCGGAGTCGTGGCTGCTCGACGTGGTGCGCCGCACGCGCCTCATTCATCAGCTGCTCGTGCCGGCCGGCTGGATGTTGGCGCGCACGGCGCGTTTGCCGTTCCGTCTGCCCTCGGCGAGCGGCGTGCGTTTCGCAGTGCCCAGGTTCGAGAAGGGGCCGTCGCGCATCGGCGACATCATCTGGGGCATCGTCGTGCTGCTCGGCACGGTGTATGTGGTCTATCGCGTGATCGCCTATGTGCGCACCGGCGTCACGGTGAGCGAAGTGGAGCATGTATTCGGGCTCGGCTTCATCACCCTGTTCCGGGTGGCGATTCTGATCGCGATCTCGTCGGTGATCTGGGTGCCGCTTGGGGTGCTGATCGGGCTGCGTCCCGCGCTCGCCGAAAAGATCCAGCCGCTCGCGCAGTTCCTCGCCGCGTTCCCGGCGAACCTGCTGTTCCCGGTGTTCGTGATCGTGATCGTGAAGTTCAATTTGAACCCGGATATCTGGCTGTCGCCGCTGATCGTGCTCGGTACGCAGTGGTATATCCTGTTCAACGTGATTGCCGGCGCAACCGCCTATCCGAACGACTACAAGGAAGCGGCGACGAACTTCCGCATTCGTGGATGGCAATGGTGGCGCCAGGCGATGTTGCCCGGCATCTTCCCGTACTACGTGACCGGTGCGATTACCGCTTCGGGCGGCGCATGGAACGCGAGCATCGTCTCGGAGTTCGTGCAATGGGGCGACACCAAGGTCCAGGCCCACGGTCTCGGCGCCTACATCGCGCAGACCACGGCCGCAGGCGACTTCCCGAAGATCATTCTGGGCATCGCGGTGATGTCTTTGTTCGTCACGCTGTTTAACCGCATGTTGTGGCGTCCGATGTTCCGATACGCCGAATCCAAGCTCCGGCTCGATTGA
- a CDS encoding ABC transporter ATP-binding protein yields MQNSKDAVAATPVQAPAVSPSAGGREILNVKDVCRGFDKAQGELLVLDDVNLTLHEGEIVGLLGRSGSGKSTLLRIIAGLIQPTDGHVDYLGKPLDGPAKGVAMVFQTFALFPWLTVLQNVEAGLEAQGVGARARRERALAAIDLIGLDGFENAYPRELSGGMRQRVGFARALVVDPTLLLMDEPFSALDVLTAETLRTDLLDLWTQGRLPIKSVLIVTHNIEEAVFMCDRILVLSSNPGKVIAEIKVPFKHPRNRLDPAFRRLVDDIYAKMTARRTDETAKKGLELGSWLPEVSTNLMAGLIETLAAAPYHGRADMPEIARSLHLEVDDLFPIAEVLQHLGFAEMREGDIFLTPPARVFSEFGTQERKMMFAEHLLRHVPLAARIKKVLNERPGHRAPRVRFEQELEDFLSDQAAEETLDAVINWGRYGEIFSYNDQTEIFSLEDVES; encoded by the coding sequence ATGCAAAATTCCAAAGATGCTGTAGCTGCTACGCCGGTGCAGGCGCCGGCCGTTTCCCCGAGCGCTGGCGGCCGCGAGATCCTGAACGTCAAGGACGTGTGCCGGGGCTTCGACAAGGCGCAAGGCGAGCTGCTGGTGCTCGACGACGTGAATCTGACGCTGCACGAAGGCGAGATCGTCGGGCTGCTCGGCCGCTCGGGGTCGGGCAAGTCGACGCTCCTGCGCATCATCGCGGGCCTGATCCAGCCGACCGACGGCCACGTCGACTACCTCGGCAAGCCGCTCGACGGTCCGGCCAAAGGCGTCGCGATGGTGTTCCAGACCTTCGCGCTGTTCCCGTGGCTCACCGTGCTGCAGAACGTGGAAGCGGGGCTGGAAGCGCAGGGCGTCGGGGCGCGCGCGCGTCGCGAGCGCGCGCTTGCCGCGATCGACCTGATTGGTCTCGACGGCTTCGAAAACGCCTATCCGCGCGAGCTGTCGGGCGGCATGCGGCAACGTGTGGGCTTCGCGCGCGCGCTCGTCGTCGACCCGACGCTGCTCTTGATGGACGAGCCGTTCTCCGCGCTCGACGTGCTGACCGCCGAAACGCTGCGCACCGACTTGCTCGACTTGTGGACGCAAGGCCGTCTGCCGATCAAGTCCGTGCTGATCGTCACGCACAACATCGAAGAAGCGGTGTTCATGTGCGACCGCATCCTGGTGCTCTCGTCGAACCCGGGCAAGGTGATCGCCGAGATCAAGGTGCCGTTCAAGCATCCGCGCAACCGTCTGGACCCGGCGTTCCGCCGCCTCGTCGACGACATCTACGCGAAGATGACCGCGCGCCGCACCGATGAAACCGCCAAGAAGGGGCTCGAGCTGGGGAGCTGGCTGCCGGAGGTGTCGACCAACCTGATGGCGGGTCTGATCGAGACGCTGGCCGCGGCGCCGTATCACGGCCGCGCGGACATGCCGGAAATCGCGCGCTCGCTGCATCTCGAAGTGGACGATCTCTTTCCGATCGCCGAAGTGCTGCAGCATCTGGGCTTCGCGGAAATGCGCGAAGGCGACATCTTCCTCACGCCGCCCGCGCGCGTGTTCTCCGAGTTCGGCACGCAGGAGCGCAAGATGATGTTTGCCGAGCATCTGCTGCGGCACGTGCCGCTCGCCGCGCGAATTAAGAAGGTGCTCAACGAGCGTCCGGGACATCGCGCGCCGCGCGTGCGTTTCGAGCAGGAGCTGGAAGATTTTCTGTCGGACCAGGCCGCTGAAGAAACGCTCGACGCGGTCATCAACTGGGGCCGTTATGGCGAGATCTTCTCGTATAACGACCAGACCGAAATTTTCAGTCTCGAAGACGTGGAGTCTTGA
- a CDS encoding sigma-54 interaction domain-containing protein, translated as MSASSDLDTTAETPGDSGTPPPEKRASRKSSSLECYGSLYGSSPAMRELYEHIERVAATDATALIVGESGTGKELIARTIHERSARKDAPFVAVNCGAIPDNLIEAELFGHERGSFTGAVQGRAGYFEHANGGTLFLDEVTEMAPIRQVKLLRALETGTFFRVGGTDELQSDVRVIAATNRDPLVAVKENGLREDLMYRLAVFPLRAPPLREREGDRELLAQHFLDEMNAQENTSKVFSKRALDTLRTYSWPGNVREMKNAVYRAFILAEKTIEIEHPRLASRAKKAVTQGDAMSVWVGTPLADAQKQIILGTLKFCGGDKRRAAKALGVSLKTLYNRLGSYEDKEDTSASEE; from the coding sequence ATGTCGGCATCAAGCGACCTCGATACGACGGCGGAAACGCCTGGCGATAGCGGCACACCCCCTCCCGAAAAGCGCGCGTCGCGCAAGTCCTCGAGCCTCGAGTGCTACGGCAGTTTGTACGGCTCGTCGCCGGCGATGCGGGAACTCTACGAGCACATCGAACGCGTGGCGGCCACCGACGCCACCGCGCTGATCGTCGGCGAATCGGGCACCGGCAAGGAGCTGATCGCGCGCACGATCCACGAGCGCAGCGCGCGCAAGGATGCGCCGTTCGTCGCGGTGAATTGCGGCGCGATCCCCGACAACCTGATCGAAGCGGAGCTGTTCGGCCACGAGCGCGGCAGCTTCACCGGCGCCGTGCAGGGCCGCGCGGGCTACTTCGAGCACGCGAACGGCGGCACGCTGTTTCTCGACGAAGTGACCGAGATGGCGCCGATACGGCAGGTGAAACTGCTGCGCGCGCTCGAGACGGGCACGTTCTTTCGGGTCGGCGGCACCGACGAATTGCAAAGCGACGTGCGCGTGATCGCCGCGACCAATCGCGATCCGCTCGTCGCCGTCAAGGAAAACGGCTTGCGCGAAGACCTGATGTACCGGCTCGCCGTGTTTCCGTTGCGTGCACCGCCCTTGCGCGAGCGCGAAGGCGACCGCGAATTGCTCGCGCAGCATTTTCTCGACGAGATGAACGCGCAGGAAAACACCAGCAAGGTTTTCAGCAAGCGCGCGCTCGACACGCTGCGCACCTACTCGTGGCCCGGCAATGTGCGAGAGATGAAGAACGCGGTCTATCGCGCGTTCATCCTCGCGGAGAAGACGATCGAGATCGAACACCCGCGGCTCGCGTCGCGCGCGAAGAAGGCCGTCACGCAGGGCGACGCGATGAGCGTCTGGGTGGGCACGCCGCTCGCCGACGCGCAAAAGCAAATCATCCTCGGCACGCTGAAATTTTGCGGCGGCGACAAGCGCCGCGCCGCCAAGGCGCTCGGCGTGAGTCTCAAGACCTTGTACAACCGGCTCGGTTCATACGAGGACAAAGAAGACACGTCTGCAAGCGAAGAATGA